A window of the Lactuca sativa cultivar Salinas chromosome 7, Lsat_Salinas_v11, whole genome shotgun sequence genome harbors these coding sequences:
- the LOC111903987 gene encoding E3 ubiquitin-protein ligase AIRP2 has protein sequence MYVGGSMRKSFKDSLKVLEADIQHANTLASDLQREYDGANVQMRMSYSASAQFLLFFVQWSDCHLAGALGLLRILIYKVYVDGSTSMSTHERKASIREFYGIIYPSLMQLQSGVMSSEDRKQKRTCVERYSKREDNNESRNCSDIDIESEEECGICMETKDKLVLPKCSHEMCCGCYDDWRRRSMSCPFCRVSLKRIDSGELWVYVDKKEAIDMATLTRENLKRFFIYIDKLQLVQPDSSSDSYDSHVK, from the exons ATGTATGTAGGAGGATCAATGAGAAAATCCTTCAAGGATTCTCTCAAAGTTCTTGAAGCAGATATTCAACATGCTAATACTCT AGCTTCGGATTTACAAAGGGAGTACGATGGGGCAAATGTACAGATGCGAATGTCTTATAGCGCATCAGCACAGTTTTTGCTTTTCTTTGTTCAATGGTCAGATTGCCACCTTGCAGGTGCTCTAGGGTTGTTAAGAATCTTGATTTACAAG GTTTACGTTGATGGCTCCACATCCATGTCTACACATGAAAGAAAGGCGAGTATTAGAGAATTCTATG GTATTATATATCCATCTTTAATGCAACTTCAAAGTGGAGTCATGAGTTCAGAAGATAGAAAGCAGAAAAGGACATGTGTGGAACGATATTCTAAACGAGAAGACAACAATGAAAGTCGAAATTGTTCAGATATTGATATTGAATCAGAAGAAGAATGTGGTATTTGCATGGAAACAAAAGACAAACTTGTTTTACCAAAATGTAGCCATGAAATGTGCTGCGGTTGCTATGATGACtg GCGAAGAAGATCAATGTCTTGCCCGTTTTGTCGAGTAAGCCTAAAAAGAATAGACTCGGGCGAGCTGTGGGTGTATGTGGACAAGAAAGAGGCAATCGACATGGCCACATTAACAAGGGAAAATCTTAAAAGGTTCTTCATATACATTGACAAGCTCCAACTCGTTCAGCCTGACTCAAGCTCTGACTCTTATGATTCTCATGTGAAGTAG
- the LOC111903988 gene encoding allantoinase, protein MESGTWRLLLSMVPLLLYLLFIVYFDYNSPKPTTSGCSLFPHDHYWITSKRIVTPHEIISGAVEINGGSIISLVKEKDWQGQVKNEPVIDYGEAVLMPGLIDVHAHLDDPGRAEWEGFPSGTKAAAAGGITTLIDMPLNNFPSTVSEETLKLKKEAAKGRIYVNVGFWGGLVPENAFNASILEGLLNAGALGLKSFMCPSGINDFPMTDATHIKEGLSVLAKYKRPLLVHAEKQQELELTDGGDDPRSYSTYLKTRPASWEETAIRELLTVAKDTRIGGPAEGAHVHIVHLSDSRSSLELIKEAKNNGDSVTVETCPHYLAFSAEKIPDGDTRFKCSPPIRDASNKEKLWEALMGGDIDMLSSDHSPSAPELKLFEEGDFLRAWGGISSLQFVLPVTWSYGLRYGVTLEKLVSWWSEKPAKLAGQDLKGEIAIGKHADIVVWEPEKEFDLDENHTVHVKHPSISAYMGSRLAGKVLATFVNGNLVFDDGKHAPDACGTTILA, encoded by the exons ATGGAATCAGGAACTTGGAGGCTGCTTTTGTCTATGGTACCACTGCTTTTGTATTTGCTATTCATCGTCTACTTCGATTACAACTCTCCAAAG CCTACAACAAGTGGCTGCAGTCTTTTTCCTCATGATCATTACTGGATTACTAGCAAACGCATTGTGACACCCCATGAGATCATTTCTGGTGCAG TTGAGATTAATGGAGGAAGCATCATATCTTTGGTTAAAGAAAAGGATTGGCAAGGACAAGTCAAGAATGAACCAGTGATTGATTATGGAGAAGCTGTTTTGATGCCTGGTTTAATTGATGT GCATGCACATCTTGATGATCCAGGAAGGGCAGAATGGGAAGGATTTCCTTCAGGAACCAAGGCTGCTGCTGCTG GTGGAATAACAACATTGATAGATATGCCTCTTAATAACTTTCCATCTACTGTTTCTGAGGAAACCTTAAAACTTAAG AAAGAGGCTGCAAAAGGAAGGATTTATGTTAATGTTG GGTTTTGGGGAGGTCTAGTACCCGAAAATGCATTTAATGCAAGTATTCTAGAAGGTCTCCTAAACGCCGGTGCTCTTGGTCTCAAG TCTTTCATGTGTCCTTCAGGAATTAACGACTTCCCCATGACAGATGCTACCCATATCAAG GAAGGGCTATCTGTATTGGCCAAGTACAAGAGACCTTTGCTTGTCCATGCTGAAAAACAGCAAGAATTGGAACTGACAGATGGTGGTGATGATCCGAGATCCTATTCTACATATCTTAAAACCCGACCCGCCTCATG GGAAGAGACGGCCATTAGAGAGTTGCTGACAGTAGCGAAAGACACTAGAATCGGTGGTCCAGCTGAAGGAGCTCACGTTCACATTGTTCATCTCTCCGATTCGCGATCCTCTCTGGAATTGATCAAa GAAGCAAAAAACAATGGTGATAGCGTAACTGTTGAAACTTGCCCGCATTACTTAGCCTTTTCTGCAGAAAAGATCCCAGATGGCGATACTCGTTTCAAGTGCTCACCACCCATTCGCGATGCATCCAACAAAGAAAAACTCTGGGAGGCTTTGATG GGCGGAGATATCGACATGTTAAGCTCTGATCATTCACCATCTGCACCGGAGCTTAAACTATTTGAGGAAGGCGACTTTTTGAGGGCGTGGGGAGGTATATCTTCGTTACAG tttgttCTTCCTGTTACATGGTCCTATGGACTTAGATATGGTGTCACTTTAGAGAAATTAGTTTCATGGTGGAGTGAGAAGCCTGCTAAACTTGCTGGCCAAGATCTAAAG GGGGAGATCGCAATCGGGAAGCATGCGGATATTGTGGTTTGGGAACCGGAAAAGGAGTTTGACCTTGATGAAAATCATACCGTACATGTGAAACATCCG AGCATATCGGCATACATGGGTTCAAGACTCGCTGGAAAAGTTCTGGCAACTTTTGTTAACGGAAACTTAGTGTTTGATGACGGAAAACACGCTCCCGATGCATGCGGTACAACTATCCTAGCATGA